The DNA sequence ATCATAAGAAATGAGTTATACTGTTATAGCATGTATCAATAATGAATATGTAATGATAATATTTGAAACAAAGGATGGTATTTATTATGGCATTATTAGAACAGTGGAGAAGCGTTGCATACAATCAGGAAACTGACCGAGCACAGCTTCAGAAGTTCTGGCAGGATTATTTTATGCTGGAAAAAGGCGTATATGAGAAGTTACTGGAGAATCCAGATGAGAAGGTAGAAGGTACCGTAAAGGAACTGGCAGAGAAGTACGGATTGTCTGTAATGGAGATGACAGGTTTCCTTGATGGTATTAACGAGAGCTTGATAGAAGAAAATCCTATTGAAGAGATGGAAGAAGATACCAAGGTAAGTCTTGCATTTGATAAAGAAAAGCTTTACAAAAACATGGTAGATGCAAAGGCAGATTGGTTATATGAACTTCCACAGTGGGAGAAGATTTTTGATGAAGAAACCAGACACAAACTGTATATTGAACAGAAAAAGTCCGGTACAGTTGTAAAGGAAGCAAAAGTATACCCAAATGATCCATGTCCATGTGGCAGCGGTAAGAAATATAAGAAGTGTTGCGGAAGAAACAAATAAGATT is a window from the Roseburia sp. 499 genome containing:
- a CDS encoding SEC-C metal-binding domain-containing protein, producing MALLEQWRSVAYNQETDRAQLQKFWQDYFMLEKGVYEKLLENPDEKVEGTVKELAEKYGLSVMEMTGFLDGINESLIEENPIEEMEEDTKVSLAFDKEKLYKNMVDAKADWLYELPQWEKIFDEETRHKLYIEQKKSGTVVKEAKVYPNDPCPCGSGKKYKKCCGRNK